A single Triticum dicoccoides isolate Atlit2015 ecotype Zavitan chromosome 2A, WEW_v2.0, whole genome shotgun sequence DNA region contains:
- the LOC119358982 gene encoding uncharacterized protein LOC119358982 translates to MDKRMPQVVEDLDVLLRRLRPHFADDPDALKKWEEYEKDVRYAFTHSLRGTLISPVCIPNSVACEQLMQRKAWSRTVAGRVSGGLEKLKQAATVPSPRNKRTIRVGAIVAGVAAAFALGLALGRTQLHGSRTNQMGT, encoded by the exons ATGGACAAACGTATGCCCCAGGTGGTGGAGGACTTGGACGTCTTGCTGCGGAGGCTACGCCCCCACTTCGCCGACGATCCCGACGCCCTCAAGAAGTGGGAAGAGTATGAGAAAGATGTCCGTTATGCGTTTACGCATAGCCTCCGTGGCACCCTCATTTCGCCTGTGTGCATCCCG AACTCCGTTGCATGCGAGCagctgatgcagaggaaggcctggtCAAGGACCGTTGCTGGCAGGGTATCTGGGGGGCTGGAAAAGCTTAAACAGGCAGCCACAGTGCCTTCACCAAGGAACAAGAGAACAATTAGAGTCGGGGCAATCGTTGCCGGTGTCGCCGCCGCGTTTGCTCTCGGGCTTGCCCTCGGACGAACTCAACTCCATGGAAGCAGGACCAATCAAATGGGAACCTAG